GCGAGGCGTTTGCGGCCCTTGGCGCGGCGTGCGTTGATCACGGCGCGACCACCGCGGGTTTTCATGCGAACGAGAAAGCCGTGGGTGCGGGCGCGGCGGATCTTGGAGGGCTGGTAGGTGCGTTTCATGATGAGCGTCTATTGGAATCTGGGAAACCTGCAATTATCGCAAATAAAAGTGAAGCCCGGCAAGCACTTGCGGTTTGCTGCGCGCGTGGCACGTGAAGATGTCGGTGTGTCGATGGGGCGCCAGCGC
The sequence above is a segment of the Hydrogenophaga sp. BPS33 genome. Coding sequences within it:
- the rpmH gene encoding 50S ribosomal protein L34, whose amino-acid sequence is MKRTYQPSKIRRARTHGFLVRMKTRGGRAVINARRAKGRKRLAV